The sequence TGAAGCCTTGCTTGGCGATAAAATTGATTGGATGGGATTATTGGCGACTTATATTACTATTCCATTATTTTTAGCATTATGGCTTGGTTATAAATGGAAATATAAAACTAAATTGATTCCATATGACCAAATGAATGTTAAAGCAGATAGCGATTAAGCTTAGTTTTTAATCATTTATAGCTCATTTATCAAACACTCTACAGCTCACAACAAAACTGTAGAGTGTTTTATTATGATTGATGATGTAATAATTTCCATTCATAATAGAACAGTAGGGGCGTATCATATACGCCCAAGTTATTGATTTAAGAAAGGGTTTATGTGATAAACCCCTACATTTGTTGTATTATTCTGATATAAATCGATTATAAAATCTAATTTGCATAAATCATGTTTTAAAGTAAAATATAATTATTTATCTATTGAATATCGTTATGAGTGAACCCAAAGAACTTTTACCTGAACCTACGCCGCCCGAAGACTGGGAATGTTGTGGTAGTGAATGTGGCGATTATTGCGTATATGAGATTTATCGCCGTGAAAAGCAGGCTTATGATGAACAACAACAACGTTTAGCAAAACAGGCTGAATCCTAAAAATCAGCTTAATGATTGTACATATATTATTACAATGATATGGCTGATTTTTTGTTAAAATAAGATTTTACACTAAATAAACTTCTCAAAATACACCATAACATAAAACTTGCGTAGGGTGCGTATCACGCACCAGTAAAGGGATAAAGTCTCAAATGGTGCGTTGTACGCACCTTACGGCTTGCGGTGTTTTGGGGTTAATTTACCATATATTGATGAGAGTATTTCATGAAAAAATTATTAATGACTGGTCTATTGGCTGTAACCGCAAACTTTGCTTATGCAAATGATACCAATATTTATGCAAAAGCAGAACAGTTTTATACGGCACAAGATTTTACGAATGCGTTTAAAGAGTTTGAGCGTATTGCTAAAACAGGTGATGCTCAAGCAATATTTAATTTAGGGCAAATGACACGTTTTGGGCAAGGCACCAAACAAGATTCAAAAAAAGCATTAAAATTATTTAAACAAGCAGCTGATAAAAATTATGCTCGTGCAGAAATGGTGTTGTTTGAAATTTACACTGATGGCGATTTAGGTGTAAAAGCAGATAGTATACAAGCTCGTAAACACTTAGAAAAAGCGTCAAAATTAGGTTGGACAGATGCAACTGTTGAATTGGCAAATCAATATTTTGCACAGGGTACGACTGAAAGTGATAAAAAAGGAGTTGAATTATTAAAGCCATTGGCAGAACAAAATAACCAATCAGCACAACATTTATTGGCGGTTTATCATATTGTCAATGGTGTTAAAACGGTAAATGAAAGTTCAATTATGACAGGGATTAAAAGCCTAGAAACATTGACGAAACAAGGCTATATTCCATCGATGATGGCGGTGGCAAATATGTCAGCAACAGGTGAAGTTTTACCACAAAACTTAGCATTAGCAAAAAATCTTTATACGATTTTAGCAGAAAATAATGTACCGACAGCGAAAGAACGTTTAGCCCAAGTAGAACAAGCCCTCACTCAAGTGCCAGCAGAAGCACCGAAAGCAAAACCAACAAAAGCAAAATAAAATTAAAAAACCATAGAAATGCTATATTGCCATTTCTATGGTTATATACGCCAACATTGAGACTATGTTATGCCAGAATTACCCGAAGTTGAAACCACCAAAGCTAGTTTAGAGCCATTATTAGATGCACAAGTGATGGATGTTACAGTTCATCAGCCGAGTTTGCGTTGGCGTGTGCCTGATGATTTAGCAGAGTTAAAAGGCTATGTTTTAACGCAACTTATTCGCCGTTCTAAATATATTATTGCAACGTTTAAATATAAAAA comes from Moraxella sp. ZY210820 and encodes:
- a CDS encoding oxidoreductase-like domain-containing protein translates to MSEPKELLPEPTPPEDWECCGSECGDYCVYEIYRREKQAYDEQQQRLAKQAES
- a CDS encoding tetratricopeptide repeat protein, which codes for MKKLLMTGLLAVTANFAYANDTNIYAKAEQFYTAQDFTNAFKEFERIAKTGDAQAIFNLGQMTRFGQGTKQDSKKALKLFKQAADKNYARAEMVLFEIYTDGDLGVKADSIQARKHLEKASKLGWTDATVELANQYFAQGTTESDKKGVELLKPLAEQNNQSAQHLLAVYHIVNGVKTVNESSIMTGIKSLETLTKQGYIPSMMAVANMSATGEVLPQNLALAKNLYTILAENNVPTAKERLAQVEQALTQVPAEAPKAKPTKAK